Genomic segment of Deltaproteobacteria bacterium:
CTGGTGCGGCTGCAAAAGGTCCTCTCCGAGGCAGGAGTTGCCTCTAGGCGAGGCGGAGAGGACCTGATCCTCACAGGTAGAGTCAGCGTCAACGGCGAGGTGATCAGGGAGTTGGGGTTCAAGGCCGATCCCTATCTTGATCAGATTAGGGTGGATGGAAGGCTGGTCCCCCGCCGCTGCCCCAAGGTCTATTACCTCCTCTACAAACCTCGGAGGGTCATTACCTCCTTAAAGGACCCCGAGGGGAGGCCCACCGTAATGGATCTCATCCCGAAGCTCAAGGCCAAGGTCTTCCCTGTGGGGAGGCTCGACTACGACGCCGAGGGGCTCCTGTTACTCACCAATGATGGGGAGCTGGCTATGAAGCTCACCCATCCCCACTACGGGGCCCCCAGGATCTATCTGGTAAAGGTAAGAGGGGTACTGACCCCGGAGGAGATAAAGAGGGTGGAGAAGGGGGTAAAGTTAGAGGATGGGATGGGGCCTCCCTTGAAGGTCACACCGATGAGGAGGCTCACAAAGAACTCCTGGCTAAGGGTTACCCTGCGGGAGGGGAGAAACCGGGTGATCAAGAGGACCTTTGCGGCGATTCATCACCCTGTCTTGCAGCTCAAGCGGATCAGATTTGCCTCCCTCACCTTGAAGGGACTCCGACCAGGGGAGTGTCGTCCCCTATCACCAGAAGAGATAGAGAAGTTGCGGGAGTGGGTATGATACCCTGGCTGGAGATCCGTCGAAAGATGATGCACACCTACCCCCTTGCCATCCCCATTGTGTATCACTATATCTCCAAGGAAACAGCCTTGACAATCCTGCTCCCCATCTTCGCCTTTTACATCTTCGGTGATATCCTAAGGCATTTCCACAAGGGGTACAGGGAGCTATTCGATCGGATCATCTCATCCCGCTTCCTCCGGGAGCGGGAGAGAAAGGGGCTCATCGGGTCCACCTACTTCATCATCGGTACGCTGTTGACCATCCTCATTTTCCCTAAGGAGGTGGCCATCGCCAGCCTCTATATCCTCATCATCTGCGATGCCTCGGCAGGCATTGTGGGCAGTAGTTGGGGGAGGATCCAGCTTTTTCGGGAAAAGACCGTGGAGGGGAGCATCGCCTTCTTCGCCACCGGGATGATCGTGGTGGCCTGTACCATGACGGGCAACCTCTTTTGGGGCACAGCAGGGGTGTTAGGAGCTACCCTTGCCGAACTCTTCACCTTAAAATTGGACGACAACCTGACCATCCCTCTGGTGGCAGGGGGGATCATGATGATAGGGTTCTAGAGTTACGATACTATGCCAGCATGCCCCGCTTATTAAAGCGGGGATGAATGGCATTATTACACATTCCCCTCCCCTGGCGGGAGGGGTAAGGGGAGGGGGAGAAGATGTTTTTAGGAAAGCCAAGAAGCCCCGCCTTTTAAGGCGGGGGCTTTACTATATAGATCGATGGTTCTATGTTTTATTCTCCTCAAATCGAAAAAAGGATTCTAGGATTTAAGGGTTCAGGTGCTTGTTTCCCTCTAGAATCCTTGAACCCTGGAGCCCTCGAACCCTGAGAGTTGACCCCTCAAATCGTTTCCATTCCAACAACCAATCTGGAAATGGCTTTATTTGAAAAAGGCTTTCAAAAAGGCCATACCTCTACCTCTTCTCCCTCCTCGACTCCCTCGGAGTCCATCTCGACCCTGAGCAGACCATCCCCCTTCACCATCGTAGATATGGACCCTGACTTCCCAAATATGGGGACGGCCACCAGCTCATCCCCTTCCAGGGCAAATTTGACCCTCACATAGTCCTCCCTGCCCTGGGCCGATGGGATATTTCTGGAGGCCTTCGCCCTGAGGGTCCAGGGATAGGGGGTATCCCAGTCCTTGCGCCCGCCCATCCTCCAGAGGGAAGGGGCTACTAAAGTAATAAAGATCACCATGGCTGATACAGGGTGTCCTGGCAGCCCCCAGATCACCTTTTCGCCAACTTTGGCCAATATGGTCGGCTTGCCAGGGCTCAGCGCCACCCCGTGTAGGAGGATTTCCGCCTGCGCCAGGGAGCCAATGGCCTCGATGGTGAGGTCCCTTGTTCCTACCGAACTCCCCCCCGAGATCACCACCACATCACTTTTAGCAAGCCCTTCTTCCAGCTTCCCTTGCAGGTCCCTCAGCTCGTCCTTGGCGATGCCGAAGTGGAAGGGCTCTCCCCCCGCCTCCAGGGTCAAGGCCCAGAGGGTATAGCGATTTGTGTCCCTGATCTCCCCTCCTTGAGGAACGGAGTCTATGGGGACCACCTCATCACCCGAAGATATGATTCCCACCCGCGGCCGGCGATATACCCTCACCATCCCCCTGCCCAGGGAGGCCAGGGCCCCCAAATCCTGGGGCCGCAGGCGATGACCCTTCTCCAAGATCCTCTCCCCCTCTTTTATATCCTCTCCTTGCTGGATCACATTCTCCCCCGGGGCCACGGCCCGGAAGACCTCGATGGTCCTCTCGTCGATAACCTGGGTATACTCCACCATCACCACAGCATCGGCCCCTTCCGGGAGCATCCCCCCCGTGGAGATCCGCACCGCCCCTGCGGGACCTACACCGATAGCAGGTTTTTCTCCCATCTTGACCTCCCCACACACCTCCAAGAGGGCGGGACTCCCCTCAGAGGCCCCGAAGGTATCCTTGGCCCGCAGGGCGTACCCATCCATGGCCGAGCGGTCAAAGGGGGGAAATGCATCCGAGCAGATGACATCCTCAGCCAGGACCCTCCCCGAAGCATTTTCCAATACTACACCCTCTCCCCCCAAGGGAGTGAGCCCTTTAAGGGTCTCCTTTACCTGCTGCGTGGTTTGGACCCGGAAAAAATCCATTATTCCCCCTCCAGAGGGGTTACGGGGTCGCCCACCTTGACCCTTCCGCTTTTGGTGACCTTCCCGAACCTCCCCTCACGGCTGACGATATATGACCTTCCCTCCTCCTTAGGTATCTCCTTGCCGATGTGGTAGATCGAGACCTCGGCCTCACCGATCATCAACCTCCTACCTATCCTCAACTCCTCTATAGGAATTCCCTCAATGGTGATGTTCTCAGTATAGTCGTCATCAGAGATGGCGGACCTGATGGAGGGGGGTGCCAGGGCCATGGCCTCCAGGGGGAGGACGCTTATCTGTCTGTCCCCCTCACCGGCATGGGCGTCGCCCATCAAACCCCAACCCTTTTGGAGATATCCCTCCTGTACATTCCTCTTGGGGACCCCCCTTTTTTCGGCCCTATTTACGGCGATCACCCTCCCCTTCATCTCCTCCTCCCCAAACCCTCATGAGGGTTTATCCTCACCCCCAGCCTATATAAAATACAGGATTCAAGAATTCTAGGACTCGAGGGGACTAGTAAAAATATGTTTGAAGCCTGGAAACCTTGACCCCTAGCCCCCTAAAGTAAGGATCAAAACACGTGGGGACCGAAATGGTTTAGAAACTCAATCTATCGTGAAGTACTCTCACGGTAAAAGTGTCCGCTCTTCCCTCCCTTCTTTTCCACCAGGTGGATGTGAGATATCACCATCTCCCGATCCACTGCCTTGCACATATCGTAGATGGTCAGGGCGGCGGTGGCCACCGCCACCAAGGCCTCCATTTCCACCCCTGTTTGCCCCTTCAGCTTGACACGTGCCTCGATCTCTACCTTGTACTCCTCCTCTACTGGATGGAAGGCGATCTCCACCCCGGTGATATTTAATGGGTGGCACATAGGGATTAGCTCTGCTGTCTTCTTGGCCCCCATAATGCCGGCGACCCTGGCCACCCCCAATACATCTCCTTTCTCTATCCCTTCTGCCGAGATCCTCTGGAAGGTCTCCGGCCGCATCAAGACCGCGCCTCTAGCTGTGGCCTCCCGTAAGGTGACTTCCTTTTCAGTGACATCGACCACCTTCGCCCTTCCCCTCTCATCCAAGTGGGTAAGTCTCTTCATCTCTTTTATCCTCCTATGGCGTACATTCCCCTCTGACACTTCTTGAAGCGGAAATCCCCGATCCTGTGCCCCTGCGGTTTGGCCTGCAGGGCCTGATAGAGGATCTCCTCCAGCTTTGCTTCATCCCCCGATCCTCTCAAGACACCCTTCAGCTCGATCTCCTCATCGGAGAAGAGGCAGGTCCTGATCTTCCCGTCGGGGGTGAGACGGAGGCGGTTACACAGGGAGCAAAAATGGCTGCTGATGGGGGAAACAAACCCGATCTCCCCCTTACCCCC
This window contains:
- a CDS encoding rRNA pseudouridine synthase; this encodes MVRLQKVLSEAGVASRRGGEDLILTGRVSVNGEVIRELGFKADPYLDQIRVDGRLVPRRCPKVYYLLYKPRRVITSLKDPEGRPTVMDLIPKLKAKVFPVGRLDYDAEGLLLLTNDGELAMKLTHPHYGAPRIYLVKVRGVLTPEEIKRVEKGVKLEDGMGPPLKVTPMRRLTKNSWLRVTLREGRNRVIKRTFAAIHHPVLQLKRIRFASLTLKGLRPGECRPLSPEEIEKLREWV
- a CDS encoding molybdopterin molybdotransferase MoeA; its protein translation is MMDFFRVQTTQQVKETLKGLTPLGGEGVVLENASGRVLAEDVICSDAFPPFDRSAMDGYALRAKDTFGASEGSPALLEVCGEVKMGEKPAIGVGPAGAVRISTGGMLPEGADAVVMVEYTQVIDERTIEVFRAVAPGENVIQQGEDIKEGERILEKGHRLRPQDLGALASLGRGMVRVYRRPRVGIISSGDEVVPIDSVPQGGEIRDTNRYTLWALTLEAGGEPFHFGIAKDELRDLQGKLEEGLAKSDVVVISGGSSVGTRDLTIEAIGSLAQAEILLHGVALSPGKPTILAKVGEKVIWGLPGHPVSAMVIFITLVAPSLWRMGGRKDWDTPYPWTLRAKASRNIPSAQGREDYVRVKFALEGDELVAVPIFGKSGSISTMVKGDGLLRVEMDSEGVEEGEEVEVWPF
- a CDS encoding MOSC domain-containing protein is translated as MKGRVIAVNRAEKRGVPKRNVQEGYLQKGWGLMGDAHAGEGDRQISVLPLEAMALAPPSIRSAISDDDYTENITIEGIPIEELRIGRRLMIGEAEVSIYHIGKEIPKEEGRSYIVSREGRFGKVTKSGRVKVGDPVTPLEGE
- the moaC gene encoding cyclic pyranopterin monophosphate synthase MoaC, which translates into the protein MKRLTHLDERGRAKVVDVTEKEVTLREATARGAVLMRPETFQRISAEGIEKGDVLGVARVAGIMGAKKTAELIPMCHPLNITGVEIAFHPVEEEYKVEIEARVKLKGQTGVEMEALVAVATAALTIYDMCKAVDREMVISHIHLVEKKGGKSGHFYRESTSR